Proteins from a genomic interval of Ensifer canadensis:
- a CDS encoding nucleoside hydrolase, which yields MGIWIDTDMGFDDIAAVLVVLHANETIDGISLVFGNTPLEQVKRNAASAAMAFGWSFPIHEGRALPVLGKLETAERILGQTGMPTVGLTLPAAPPLPTSDAFAALCRWLEEAEEPRRILALGPLTNLAALCLARPDLAAKITDLTWMGGGVTSGNHTASAEFNAFADPEALAIVLAHELPLRMVDLDLCRKVFAYPDDIAPIRATGGVNATLIADLLSGYVSIGTSRGRPGMAIYDPTAAVAFVNPGAISFRKARIDAELAGSLTRGRTVVEMRESHAAFNAEYATDVHAETARAQILGALMKEAAK from the coding sequence ATGGGCATCTGGATCGATACGGATATGGGTTTCGACGACATCGCTGCGGTGCTCGTCGTTCTTCATGCCAATGAAACGATTGACGGCATCTCGCTCGTGTTCGGCAACACGCCGCTCGAGCAGGTCAAGCGCAATGCAGCGAGTGCGGCGATGGCATTCGGCTGGTCGTTTCCCATCCATGAGGGCCGCGCCTTGCCGGTGCTCGGCAAGCTCGAAACCGCGGAGCGGATCCTCGGGCAAACCGGCATGCCGACCGTCGGCCTGACGCTTCCGGCGGCCCCGCCGCTGCCGACGAGCGACGCCTTCGCCGCGCTCTGCCGCTGGTTGGAGGAAGCCGAGGAACCGCGTCGTATCCTGGCGCTCGGGCCGCTGACCAACCTTGCCGCGCTCTGCCTTGCCCGCCCGGATCTGGCCGCGAAGATCACCGACCTGACCTGGATGGGCGGTGGCGTGACCAGCGGCAACCATACGGCCTCCGCCGAGTTCAACGCTTTCGCCGACCCGGAAGCACTGGCGATCGTGCTGGCGCACGAATTGCCGCTGCGCATGGTCGACCTCGACCTTTGCCGCAAGGTCTTCGCCTATCCCGATGATATTGCACCCATTCGTGCCACGGGCGGTGTCAATGCCACGCTGATCGCCGATCTGCTGTCCGGCTATGTGTCCATTGGTACCAGCCGCGGCCGGCCGGGCATGGCGATCTACGATCCGACCGCTGCGGTTGCATTCGTCAATCCGGGGGCGATTTCCTTCCGCAAGGCGCGCATCGATGCGGAGCTTGCAGGCTCGCTGACGCGTGGGCGCACCGTGGTCGAGATGCGTGAAAGCCACGCAGCCTTCAATGCCGAGTATGCGACTGACGTGCATGCGGAAACGGCGCGCGCGCAAATCCTCGGCGCCCTGATGAAGGAAGCCGCCAAGTGA
- a CDS encoding polyamine ABC transporter substrate-binding protein, producing MKKILLASSALLLVAAHAASAQEKTLTISVYGFAQDAFKELVYTPFEAKCGCKLVVETGNSVERLAKMEANKASPVVDMAVVSMADALSASRAGLIEKIDNTKLTNFNKLYDLAKDPNGDGMSVGYTFYATSIVYRSDKMEVNSWADLLDEKNASHVAFPNVTTNQGPPALYMVGEAIGKNTPDLKEAIAAVGAKKDEIVTFYVKSSQLVQLMQQEEIWAAPIGRFSWEGFTKLGLPIKWATPKEGQTGGMNVMVLTKGAKNQDLALEFMDFWLSTEIQTALAEKLVDSPANKDVKVAPEIAENLTYGEETVKSLKLIPSAVALDNREAWLSEWNAQVGQ from the coding sequence ATGAAGAAGATCCTGCTCGCCTCCAGCGCGCTTTTACTCGTCGCTGCACATGCCGCTTCCGCCCAGGAAAAGACGCTGACCATTTCCGTCTACGGTTTTGCCCAGGACGCTTTCAAGGAACTGGTCTACACGCCCTTCGAAGCCAAATGCGGCTGCAAGCTGGTCGTCGAGACCGGCAACAGCGTTGAGCGCCTCGCAAAGATGGAGGCCAACAAGGCAAGTCCGGTCGTCGATATGGCCGTCGTCTCCATGGCTGACGCTCTTTCGGCCTCGCGCGCCGGCCTGATCGAAAAGATCGACAACACGAAGCTCACGAACTTCAACAAGCTCTACGACCTTGCCAAGGACCCGAACGGCGACGGCATGAGCGTCGGCTACACCTTTTACGCAACGTCGATCGTCTACCGATCCGACAAGATGGAAGTGAACTCCTGGGCCGACCTGCTCGACGAGAAGAATGCCAGCCATGTCGCCTTCCCGAACGTCACCACAAACCAGGGCCCGCCAGCGCTCTACATGGTCGGTGAGGCGATCGGCAAGAATACGCCGGATCTGAAGGAAGCCATCGCCGCCGTCGGCGCGAAGAAGGACGAGATCGTCACGTTCTACGTCAAGTCTTCGCAGCTCGTGCAGCTGATGCAGCAGGAAGAAATCTGGGCAGCACCTATCGGTCGCTTCTCCTGGGAGGGTTTCACCAAGCTCGGCCTGCCGATCAAGTGGGCGACGCCGAAGGAAGGCCAGACGGGCGGCATGAACGTCATGGTTCTGACCAAGGGTGCCAAGAACCAGGATCTGGCGCTGGAATTCATGGACTTCTGGCTCTCGACCGAAATCCAGACGGCACTTGCCGAAAAGCTGGTCGACAGCCCGGCCAACAAGGACGTCAAGGTCGCGCCGGAAATCGCTGAAAACCTCACCTATGGCGAGGAAACCGTGAAGAGCCTCAAGCTCATTCCGTCGGCCGTCGCTCTCGACAACCGCGAAGCCTGGCTTTCCGAGTGGAACGCCCAGGTCGGCCAGTAA
- a CDS encoding LacI family DNA-binding transcriptional regulator, with amino-acid sequence MARSGPKLTRIARALGVSAATVSNALSGKGRVSAEMAEKIRATAAELGYVPSLAGRALRTGRTAVIGLVLPDIANPLFPQIAQAIELAASSAGYGVLIADSRGDVTTQTKAIERLIDRDVDGMVIVPRRGTRIADVGCPVAVIDTPSTPGNTVAADHWGGGRQIAEHLKALGHRSVLVIGNNPASNVQNDRIGGIRSALAEDAFVETLWIEPLEREQGKGCPLGLAEKVAQGFTAFACVSDLHALRALTELQRAGINVPERASVTGFDDLIWSPVVTPALTTARMDMTRIAAIAVEALVKAIGERDPTDAAIGAPVTAANAEVPMQLVVRQSSAAPPRTQFQPAQTIANASTIADARTSAPEGEHQP; translated from the coding sequence TTGGCGCGTTCCGGACCAAAACTGACGAGGATTGCCAGAGCACTGGGCGTCTCCGCGGCGACGGTCTCCAACGCGCTCTCCGGTAAGGGGCGTGTCTCTGCCGAAATGGCCGAAAAGATCCGCGCGACGGCCGCCGAACTCGGTTATGTGCCGAGCCTCGCGGGCAGGGCGCTGCGCACCGGCCGCACCGCCGTCATCGGTCTGGTGCTTCCCGATATCGCCAATCCGCTCTTTCCGCAGATCGCGCAGGCAATCGAACTGGCTGCCTCTTCGGCCGGTTACGGCGTTCTGATCGCCGACTCCCGTGGGGACGTCACCACCCAGACCAAGGCCATCGAGCGGCTGATTGATCGCGATGTCGACGGCATGGTCATCGTGCCGCGGCGAGGGACCCGCATCGCCGATGTCGGCTGTCCCGTGGCGGTCATCGATACGCCGTCCACGCCAGGCAATACTGTTGCCGCCGACCATTGGGGCGGGGGCCGCCAGATCGCCGAGCATCTGAAAGCGCTCGGCCACCGGAGCGTGCTCGTCATCGGCAACAATCCGGCCTCCAACGTGCAGAATGACCGCATCGGCGGCATTCGCTCGGCGCTTGCCGAGGACGCATTCGTCGAAACCCTGTGGATCGAACCGCTCGAGCGCGAGCAGGGCAAGGGCTGTCCGCTCGGCCTTGCCGAGAAGGTCGCGCAAGGTTTTACCGCCTTTGCCTGCGTCTCCGATCTTCATGCGCTGAGGGCGCTGACCGAACTGCAGCGCGCCGGCATCAACGTTCCGGAGAGAGCAAGTGTTACCGGCTTTGACGATCTCATTTGGTCGCCTGTGGTAACGCCGGCACTGACCACGGCGCGCATGGACATGACGCGGATCGCCGCGATTGCCGTCGAAGCACTTGTAAAAGCGATCGGCGAGCGCGACCCGACCGATGCCGCCATCGGCGCACCGGTGACCGCCGCTAACGCCGAGGTGCCGATGCAGCTGGTCGTGCGCCAGTCGAGCGCCGCGCCGCCTAGAACACAGTTCCAGCCTGCCCAGACGATCGCCAACGCAAGTACGATTGCCGACGCCAGAACCTCAGCCCCCGAAGGAGAACACCAGCCATGA
- a CDS encoding ATP-binding cassette domain-containing protein: MSALLSVQGLTVRASGKTLVSDLSFSIGSGERMGLIGESGSGKSMTAMAITGLLPANISVTGSIVLDGQEVVGTEDKRLNRLRGVATAVVFQEPLTALDPLMRIGKQIAEPVRRRLVREQGRATRSAVDREVLDLLDKVALPQPERIANAYPHEVSGGQRQRVAIAMALACRPKLLIADEPTTALDVTTQAEILKLLDGLVRETGMALLFISHDLPVVAEVVERVMVLRDGIALEEGAVVDVFSNPSHDYTQTLVDAARMFDEALGRTGS; this comes from the coding sequence ATGAGCGCCTTGCTTTCCGTTCAGGGCCTGACCGTCCGCGCTAGCGGCAAGACATTGGTCTCGGACCTGTCGTTCTCCATCGGCTCCGGCGAGCGAATGGGACTGATCGGCGAATCCGGCTCGGGCAAGTCGATGACCGCTATGGCCATTACCGGCCTTTTGCCGGCGAACATCTCCGTCACCGGCTCGATCGTGCTCGATGGCCAGGAGGTGGTCGGCACTGAAGACAAGCGCCTGAACCGGCTGCGCGGGGTCGCAACCGCCGTCGTCTTTCAGGAGCCGCTGACAGCCCTCGATCCGCTGATGAGAATCGGCAAGCAGATCGCCGAGCCGGTGCGCCGCAGGCTCGTGCGCGAACAGGGACGCGCGACGCGTTCAGCGGTCGACCGCGAAGTGCTCGACCTGCTCGACAAGGTCGCCCTGCCGCAACCGGAGCGCATTGCCAACGCCTATCCGCACGAAGTGTCGGGCGGCCAGCGCCAACGTGTTGCGATCGCCATGGCGCTTGCCTGCCGCCCAAAACTTCTGATCGCCGACGAGCCGACGACCGCGCTCGACGTCACCACCCAGGCCGAAATCCTCAAGCTGCTCGACGGGCTTGTGCGTGAAACGGGAATGGCGCTGCTCTTCATCAGCCATGACCTGCCTGTTGTTGCCGAAGTGGTCGAGCGTGTGATGGTGCTGCGCGACGGCATCGCGCTTGAAGAGGGCGCCGTTGTCGACGTGTTTAGCAACCCGTCGCACGACTATACGCAGACGCTTGTCGATGCCGCGCGCATGTTCGACGAGGCCCTTGGACGGACGGGATCGTGA
- a CDS encoding ABC transporter permease, with protein MTPRVFSPLVLFLVIAFLIGPFFIIVAASLSGGETLAFPPQGFSLKWVAKVFTVESFRESFAVSMFLAIGGTAMALVLGIPASYALSRYKLPFGETIRTIVSLPIIVPGIIVGLALLRYIVVPFGFNITLALFLAHTALVLPYAVRVVSASLNNLRSDIEEAAVLLGSSRAGAFFRVVMPNIRSGILAAFILGFVTSFNQVPVSLFLSGPGVRTLPIDMLSYMEITYDPSVAALSALLAFMSIGIVFLAERFLGFSRYV; from the coding sequence ATGACCCCCCGCGTCTTTTCTCCCCTCGTCCTGTTTCTGGTGATCGCCTTCCTGATCGGGCCGTTCTTCATCATCGTCGCGGCATCACTGTCGGGCGGCGAGACCCTGGCTTTCCCGCCACAGGGCTTCTCGCTGAAATGGGTCGCCAAGGTCTTCACCGTCGAAAGCTTCCGTGAAAGCTTCGCCGTGTCGATGTTCCTTGCCATCGGTGGTACCGCGATGGCGCTGGTGCTTGGCATTCCCGCTTCCTACGCGCTTTCGCGCTACAAGCTGCCCTTCGGCGAAACCATCCGCACGATCGTGTCGTTGCCGATCATCGTGCCTGGTATCATCGTCGGCCTGGCGCTGCTGCGCTATATCGTCGTACCTTTCGGCTTCAACATCACGCTGGCGCTCTTCCTTGCGCATACGGCGCTGGTGCTGCCCTATGCTGTGCGTGTCGTCTCAGCGAGCCTCAACAATCTGCGCTCCGATATCGAGGAAGCGGCAGTGCTGCTCGGCTCTTCGCGCGCCGGAGCCTTCTTCCGGGTGGTGATGCCGAATATTCGCAGCGGCATTCTCGCCGCCTTCATTCTCGGCTTCGTCACGAGCTTCAACCAGGTGCCGGTCTCGCTGTTCCTGTCCGGTCCTGGCGTTCGCACGCTGCCGATCGACATGCTCTCCTATATGGAGATCACCTATGACCCGTCGGTGGCCGCTCTTTCAGCGCTGCTCGCCTTCATGTCCATCGGCATCGTTTTCCTTGCCGAACGCTTCCTAGGATTTTCCCGCTATGTCTGA
- a CDS encoding YoaK family protein — MTFQRRRRIVRRQRTGTALLVVALISFLAGMTDAIGLLTVGDFVSFMSGNTTRAATAVAEGNILRSLILLGSLAVFVVGNAMGTIVSSRFRAGGVLFGVTVTLALTAAGGDHLPNELRFYFIVLAMGVVNASVEHIEGLPISLTYVTGALSRFGRGLGRWIIGTGNIQWTIQIVPWIGMLGGAIVGAMLEYRFGQLSLWAPTILSGLLFTLVLMIPRRWSQRYAQR, encoded by the coding sequence ATGACGTTTCAGCGGAGGCGCCGGATCGTGCGGCGCCAGCGAACCGGGACCGCGCTTCTCGTGGTCGCGCTCATTTCCTTTCTGGCCGGAATGACCGACGCCATCGGCCTGCTGACAGTCGGCGACTTCGTCTCTTTCATGAGCGGCAACACGACACGAGCCGCGACAGCCGTCGCCGAAGGCAACATCCTGCGGTCGCTCATCCTTCTCGGCTCGCTCGCGGTCTTCGTTGTCGGCAATGCCATGGGAACGATCGTTTCAAGCAGGTTTCGTGCGGGCGGCGTTCTTTTCGGCGTCACCGTCACCCTCGCCCTTACCGCCGCAGGTGGCGACCACCTGCCGAACGAACTGCGCTTCTATTTCATCGTCCTTGCCATGGGCGTCGTGAACGCCTCTGTCGAGCATATCGAGGGCCTGCCGATCAGTCTCACCTATGTAACGGGCGCCCTGTCCCGCTTCGGCCGTGGCTTGGGCCGGTGGATCATCGGCACAGGCAACATACAATGGACGATCCAGATCGTGCCCTGGATCGGCATGCTTGGCGGGGCGATCGTCGGCGCCATGCTCGAGTACCGCTTCGGACAGCTCTCGCTCTGGGCCCCGACAATCCTCTCCGGTCTGTTGTTCACGCTGGTGTTGATGATTCCGCGGCGCTGGTCGCAGCGATATGCGCAGCGCTGA
- a CDS encoding ABC transporter ATP-binding protein, with product MSDASFLSLEKLTLAYGDTVAVKDLDLSIRKGELVAFLGPSGCGKTTTMRSIAGLLTPASGRISLDGVDITRVSANKRSVGLVFQSYALFPHLSVFENVAFGLRLKKQPANDIETRVTAGLKSVGLSKFATRKPAELSGGQQQRVALARSMVMEPKVLLLDEPLSNLDARLRLEMRTELQRVQKETGVTMIFVTHDQGEALSLADRIVVMLNGAIEQIGTPEDIYNRPVSRFVADFVGFENIFAAEGGKLKAANGPISLSESLPPDTAGLAWRPRMVTLGSGPFQGTVRGASFSGSTREYLLDTPLGAIKAEEDAGLVAHQPGTELTFDLPVAKAARLERFG from the coding sequence ATGTCTGACGCTTCCTTCCTCAGCCTCGAAAAACTCACGCTCGCCTATGGCGATACCGTTGCGGTGAAGGATCTCGACCTGTCGATCCGCAAGGGCGAACTGGTGGCGTTCCTCGGTCCATCCGGCTGCGGCAAGACGACGACGATGCGCTCGATTGCCGGGCTGCTGACGCCCGCCTCGGGCCGCATTAGCCTCGACGGTGTCGACATCACGCGGGTTTCCGCCAACAAGCGTTCGGTCGGGCTCGTCTTCCAGTCCTATGCGCTTTTTCCGCATCTGTCGGTTTTCGAAAACGTCGCCTTCGGCCTGCGCCTGAAGAAGCAGCCGGCAAACGACATCGAGACGCGTGTGACCGCCGGCCTCAAATCCGTCGGCTTGTCGAAGTTCGCCACGCGCAAGCCGGCCGAGCTTTCCGGCGGCCAGCAGCAGCGCGTCGCGCTTGCCCGCTCGATGGTGATGGAACCGAAGGTCCTGCTGCTCGACGAGCCGTTGTCGAACCTCGACGCCCGGCTGCGGCTGGAGATGCGCACCGAGCTGCAGCGTGTGCAGAAGGAAACTGGCGTGACGATGATCTTCGTCACGCACGATCAGGGCGAGGCGCTGTCGCTTGCTGACCGGATCGTGGTGATGCTCAACGGCGCCATCGAGCAGATCGGCACGCCCGAGGATATCTACAACCGCCCGGTTTCCCGCTTCGTTGCCGACTTCGTCGGCTTCGAGAACATTTTTGCAGCCGAAGGCGGCAAGCTCAAAGCCGCAAACGGCCCGATTTCTCTTTCCGAATCCCTGCCGCCTGACACGGCAGGGCTTGCGTGGCGTCCGCGCATGGTGACCCTTGGTTCAGGTCCTTTCCAAGGCACTGTGCGCGGAGCCTCTTTCTCAGGCAGCACACGCGAATACCTGCTCGATACGCCGCTCGGCGCGATCAAAGCCGAAGAGGATGCGGGCCTGGTTGCGCACCAGCCGGGCACGGAACTTACCTTCGATCTGCCGGTCGCCAAGGCGGCCCGGCTTGAGCGGTTCGGGTAA
- a CDS encoding ABC transporter permease, whose protein sequence is MFQNRAEALALALPAAVFAAIVFLAPVVILLAEGFRSADSWSLTAYVDFFTDPLNRTVFLRTFRLGLMVTAVSAVLGYAAAFAIVNLSPRSKGQMIGLVVLPLMISSVARTYAWIVILGRTGIVNQALQLIGLSDEPIRFLFTETAVFIGLLQLFLPLMILSLISALENMPKDAIPAARVLGANWFQVFWKVILPLTKEGLVIGGTLVFTGSLTAYITPAILGGSKVLMLETLLYQRVTVANDFVSASVIAFILIVMSFAANLLLKRLATARNKR, encoded by the coding sequence ATGTTTCAGAACCGCGCCGAGGCACTGGCGCTCGCTTTGCCGGCGGCGGTCTTTGCGGCGATCGTCTTTCTGGCGCCCGTCGTCATTCTGCTCGCCGAAGGCTTTCGTAGCGCCGACAGCTGGTCGCTGACCGCTTATGTCGATTTCTTCACCGACCCGCTGAACCGCACGGTCTTCCTGCGCACGTTCCGGCTCGGTCTGATGGTGACTGCCGTCTCGGCCGTGCTCGGCTATGCCGCTGCCTTTGCGATCGTCAATCTTTCGCCGCGCAGCAAGGGGCAGATGATCGGCCTTGTCGTGCTGCCGCTGATGATTTCGTCGGTCGCCCGCACCTATGCCTGGATCGTCATTCTCGGGCGCACCGGCATTGTCAACCAGGCGCTGCAGCTCATCGGCCTTTCGGACGAACCGATCCGCTTTCTCTTCACCGAGACAGCCGTGTTTATCGGCCTGTTGCAGCTGTTCCTGCCGCTGATGATCCTGTCGCTGATCAGCGCGCTCGAGAACATGCCGAAGGATGCCATTCCGGCGGCGCGCGTGCTGGGTGCCAACTGGTTCCAGGTGTTCTGGAAGGTCATTCTTCCGCTCACAAAGGAAGGTCTCGTCATTGGCGGTACCCTGGTCTTCACCGGTTCGCTGACTGCCTATATCACCCCGGCAATCCTCGGTGGCTCCAAGGTGCTGATGCTCGAAACGCTGCTCTACCAGCGCGTCACCGTCGCCAATGATTTCGTCTCGGCGAGCGTCATTGCCTTCATCCTGATCGTCATGAGCTTTGCCGCCAATCTACTCCTGAAACGGCTCGCCACCGCGAGGAACAAGCGATGA
- a CDS encoding ABC transporter permease — translation MLAYVLRRLAILILSLLIAAVVLFVLLRLLPGDPANALLSVGADQQQIEAAREQVGSNLPLWEQFLRFVGSLARFDLGTSFVSGKPVIEEIAARLTVTVPLALVGFGLAVMIAVPLGIVSAVKANRWYGAAISTVSQLGIAIPVFWVGILLVTVFAVNLRLFPSGGYPRRGWQNEGQVLYALALPVLTIGLVMAASLIRYIRSATQDVLGSDYLRTARALGASFSQALIRHGIRNGAVPIVSILGIELATTLLGAVVVERVFALPGLGSMLLLAIEQRDYPNVQGVLFISTLLVLLIGFAADLLQRLIDPRLRERATGAAP, via the coding sequence ATTCTCGCCTATGTCCTGCGCCGCCTCGCCATCCTGATCCTGTCGCTGCTGATTGCGGCGGTGGTGCTGTTTGTGCTGTTGCGCCTGCTGCCGGGCGACCCGGCGAACGCCCTGCTTTCCGTCGGCGCCGATCAACAGCAGATCGAGGCAGCGCGCGAACAGGTCGGCTCCAACTTACCGCTCTGGGAGCAGTTCCTGCGCTTCGTCGGCAGCCTTGCGCGCTTCGATCTCGGAACGTCCTTCGTCAGCGGCAAGCCCGTTATCGAGGAAATCGCCGCCCGTCTAACCGTAACGGTGCCGCTGGCGCTGGTGGGCTTTGGGCTCGCCGTTATGATCGCCGTGCCGCTCGGGATCGTTTCGGCAGTCAAGGCCAACCGCTGGTACGGCGCGGCCATATCGACCGTGTCGCAGCTTGGCATCGCCATCCCGGTCTTCTGGGTCGGAATCCTGCTTGTCACCGTCTTTGCGGTCAATCTTCGGCTCTTTCCGTCGGGCGGTTATCCCCGGCGCGGCTGGCAGAACGAGGGCCAGGTTCTCTATGCGCTCGCGCTGCCGGTGCTGACGATCGGGCTGGTCATGGCCGCCTCGCTGATCCGCTACATCCGATCCGCAACCCAAGATGTTCTCGGCAGCGACTATCTGCGGACGGCGCGTGCGCTCGGCGCCAGTTTCTCGCAGGCGCTGATCCGGCACGGCATTCGCAACGGCGCCGTGCCGATCGTCTCGATCCTGGGCATCGAGCTTGCAACGACCCTGCTTGGCGCGGTCGTGGTCGAGCGGGTGTTCGCCCTGCCCGGCCTTGGCTCGATGCTGCTGCTGGCGATCGAACAGCGCGATTACCCCAACGTCCAGGGCGTGTTGTTCATCTCCACCCTGCTGGTGCTGCTGATCGGCTTTGCCGCCGATCTGCTTCAGCGGCTGATCGATCCCCGCTTGCGCGAACGGGCGACAGGAGCTGCGCCATGA
- a CDS encoding ABC transporter substrate-binding protein, producing MVLSTSTVALAQDANFDPDASIVIGSLYEPQNLDNTAGAGQGINEAFNGNVYEALFTLTDAGDVAPGLVAEQTISEDGLTYTFKLRPNVTFHSGDPLTAQDVKHSIERVVAPDSKSSRKKSLATISEIQTPDDQTVVVKLSARSISLPYNLSYVWIVNDAAKDLNASEDGTGPYRLDEWRRGSSLALTRNDKYWGTAPTNGEVVFQYFTDATALNNALLTGAVDVITSVQSPDSIAQFKDNPDFTVTAGQSTTKELLAFNDRVEPFNNVKVRKAIARAIDDKKLLQSIWGEYGTLIGSFVPPTDPWYVDLTGVDAYDVESAKALLKEAGFADGFSFKLDTPNYDPHPIVAQFLQSELAKVGIKVEINIITANEWYTKVYKAHDFQATLQEHVNHRDIVFYGNPDFYWGYNNPKVVDLIKESEAAANTDEQAAKLTEANRIIAEDAASNWLYLYPQIVVSSSAVTGYPVNGLNSQFFAYNIKKSGN from the coding sequence ATGGTTCTGTCGACGAGCACGGTAGCGCTCGCGCAGGACGCAAACTTCGATCCGGATGCCTCCATCGTCATCGGCTCGCTCTATGAACCGCAGAACCTGGACAACACCGCCGGCGCCGGCCAGGGCATCAACGAAGCCTTCAACGGCAACGTCTACGAGGCGCTATTCACGCTGACCGACGCGGGTGACGTCGCTCCCGGCCTCGTGGCCGAGCAGACCATCAGCGAGGACGGCCTGACCTATACGTTCAAGCTTCGGCCGAACGTGACCTTCCATTCCGGCGACCCGCTGACGGCGCAGGATGTGAAGCACAGCATCGAGCGCGTCGTGGCACCGGATTCCAAGAGCTCGCGCAAGAAGAGCCTGGCGACGATCAGCGAGATCCAGACGCCCGACGACCAGACGGTGGTGGTCAAGCTCTCCGCCCGCTCCATCTCGCTGCCCTATAACCTCAGCTACGTCTGGATCGTCAACGACGCGGCGAAGGATCTGAACGCCAGTGAAGATGGCACAGGCCCTTACCGCCTGGACGAATGGCGCCGCGGCTCGTCGCTGGCGCTGACCCGCAACGACAAGTACTGGGGCACGGCGCCGACCAATGGCGAAGTCGTCTTCCAGTACTTCACCGATGCCACTGCGCTGAACAATGCGCTCCTGACCGGTGCCGTCGATGTCATCACCAGTGTCCAGAGCCCGGATTCGATCGCCCAGTTCAAGGACAATCCTGATTTCACGGTGACCGCCGGCCAGTCGACCACCAAGGAGCTTCTGGCGTTCAACGACAGGGTCGAGCCGTTCAACAACGTCAAGGTTCGCAAGGCCATCGCCCGCGCCATCGACGACAAGAAGCTGCTGCAGTCGATCTGGGGCGAATACGGCACGCTGATCGGTTCCTTCGTGCCGCCGACCGATCCGTGGTACGTCGACCTGACCGGCGTCGATGCCTATGACGTCGAAAGCGCCAAGGCGCTTTTGAAGGAAGCCGGTTTTGCCGATGGCTTCTCGTTCAAGCTCGACACGCCCAACTATGATCCGCATCCGATCGTTGCCCAGTTCCTGCAGAGCGAACTGGCGAAGGTCGGCATCAAGGTCGAAATCAACATCATCACCGCCAACGAGTGGTACACCAAGGTCTATAAGGCGCATGACTTCCAGGCGACGCTGCAGGAACACGTCAACCACCGCGACATCGTGTTCTACGGCAATCCCGACTTCTACTGGGGATACAACAACCCGAAGGTTGTCGACCTGATCAAGGAATCGGAAGCTGCGGCCAACACCGACGAGCAGGCGGCCAAGCTGACGGAGGCAAACCGCATCATCGCCGAGGACGCGGCAAGCAACTGGCTTTATCTCTATCCGCAGATCGTGGTTTCGAGTTCCGCCGTCACCGGTTACCCCGTCAACGGCCTGAACTCACAGTTCTTCGCCTACAACATCAAGAAGAGCGGGAACTGA
- a CDS encoding ABC transporter permease — MTALDLSTGRPARRHSLSLSIGLALVGLNVAVALLTLFWTPYDPLNASGGRLEAPSLLHWVGTDRLGRDYLTQIMIGARTALIVGTGAVAIGASIGVTLGILAAFATRLLDDVMAATLDILIAFPTLLLAMLVVAASDSASLWSATLALGLAISAIVARLTRILAKRVLRQDYIVASRTSGTSWPGVVVRHVLPNIWPTLSVNFALQFGLAVIAEASLSYLGLGAPPPNASWGRLLQEAQGTVYTAPVGAIAPGIALVALVIGMNLLADGLRDVGDPTRGRSR, encoded by the coding sequence ATGACCGCGCTTGACCTTTCGACGGGTAGACCCGCCCGCAGACACTCGCTGTCGCTTTCCATCGGGCTTGCCCTTGTCGGCCTCAATGTCGCGGTTGCACTCCTCACCCTGTTCTGGACACCCTATGACCCGCTCAATGCCTCCGGCGGCCGGCTCGAAGCGCCGTCGCTGCTGCATTGGGTCGGAACGGATCGGCTCGGCCGCGATTACCTGACGCAAATCATGATCGGCGCGCGCACGGCGTTGATCGTCGGTACTGGCGCTGTTGCGATCGGCGCCTCGATCGGCGTGACGCTCGGCATCCTCGCCGCTTTCGCGACGCGCCTGCTCGACGATGTCATGGCCGCCACCCTGGATATTCTGATCGCGTTCCCGACGCTGCTGCTGGCGATGCTGGTGGTCGCGGCCAGCGACAGTGCTAGCCTGTGGTCGGCGACCCTGGCACTTGGCCTGGCGATTTCGGCGATCGTCGCCCGCTTGACGCGGATCCTTGCCAAGCGTGTGCTGCGCCAGGACTACATCGTCGCATCCCGGACCTCCGGCACCTCGTGGCCCGGCGTCGTCGTGCGCCATGTACTGCCCAACATCTGGCCGACGCTCTCGGTGAACTTCGCCTTGCAATTCGGCCTGGCAGTGATCGCGGAAGCGTCGCTCTCCTATCTCGGCCTGGGCGCACCGCCGCCGAACGCATCCTGGGGCAGGCTGCTGCAGGAGGCACAGGGCACGGTCTATACCGCCCCCGTCGGCGCGATTGCACCCGGCATTGCCCTCGTCGCACTGGTCATTGGCATGAACCTGCTTGCCGACGGCCTGCGGGACGTCGGCGACCCGACACGCGGGAGATCGCGATGA